CTCGAGGGCGTCCCGTCGGACGGCATCGAGGAGGTCCTCGATGGCGTGTGCGAGGTCGCTCGCGCGGGCGAGCCCCATCGCGCCGCAGTTCCCCTTGAGGGTGTGTGCGGTCCGAAAGATGGCCTCCATCGCATCGTCGTCGTCCGGTTCTCGCTCTAGTGTGAGCAGAGAGTTGTTCAGTTCCGTGATCTGTTCGTCGCTCTCCTGGGTAAAGTCCGTCCAGTACTCACTCATCGGTCTCACCGTCCGTGACGAACGCGTCGACGATCCGATCGACGAGCGCCGACGCGGGAACGACCTCGTCGACGCGACCCGTCCGGATCGCCTGCTGTGGGATACCGAAGACGGGGCTCGTCGCCTCGTCCTGGGCGATGGTGTGGCCGCCGGCGTCGGCGATGGCCTCGATGCCCACGGCACCGTCCCGACCCATTCCGGTCAGGACGACGCCACAGAGTGGATCGACCACGCGCTGTGCGGCGGTCTCCATCGTCACGTCGATCGCCGGGCGGACCCCGTGAACGCGCTCGCCGTCGTCGAGGCGAACGCGGAGCGATCCGTTGACGTTGTTCACGACCCGGAGATGCTGGCCGCCTCTGGCGATGGCGACGTCGCCGGCGTCGATCCGGTCGCCGTCGCTCGCCTCGAACACGTCGTAGACACTGATGGTGTCCAGGCGAGCGGCGAGTCGCCGGGTGAAATCCGCCGGCATGTGCTGGACGATCAGCACCTTTGCCTCGAGATCGGCCGGCAGGTGCGCTAGCAGTTGCTCGATGATCTTCGGGCCGCCGGTCGACGCACCGATCACGACGGTCGGGTGGTCGAGGGACGTGCCGTCGACAGGGGTCGGCGCGTCCATCGTTGGCGGGGTAGACGGACCACGAGCGGTTAGCGTGCCCGCATTTCCAGATTCGAGAACCTCGGTGGTCCCGGTCCCGGTCCCGGTACTGGCGCGAACGCCGTTCGCCGGCTGTGTCGCGTTCACCTGCCGGCGTTCGGTCGCCGTAACCGCGGCCGTCGCGCGCGCGAGTGCCAGCGCCGATACTGGGGCCGCCGAGAGCTCGTCGACCTTCGCGACGACGGCGTCCGTGAGATGACCAAGGTTCTGCGTCCCCGTGCCGTCGGGTTTCTGGAGGACGTCGAGCGCTCCGCGTTCGAGCGCCTCGAGGGTCGCATCCGCCCCGGCCTCCGTGTGGGCACTGAGCACGAGAATCGGCGTGGGATCGTGCGTCATGATGCGCTCGACGGCTTCGATGCCGCCTATTCCCGGCATTTCGACGTCCATCGTGATCACGTCGATCGCGTCGTCCGACGCGACGGCCTCGATAGCCGCCTCGCCGGTGTCGGCGGTCCGTACATCGTACCCGGCGTTATCGAGCGCGTTACCGACGACTGTTCGCATGAACTGCGAGTCGTCGACAACGAGTACGCCCGTCATGCCGCGACGACGTCAGCCAGTGCCTTCCGTACGCTTGGTTCCTCGAACGGCTTCGTAACGTAGCCGTCAGCACCAGCCTTTACGGCGAGTTTCATCTTCTCTCGTTGCCCGACACTCGTACACATGATGACCCGCGACCGGGGATCGAGTTTCTTGATCGCCGCGGTCGCCTTGATACCGTTACACTTCGGCATCACGATATCCATCATGACGATGTCGGGGTTCTGTTCCTTGTAGAGTTTTACCGCCTCAGCGCCGTTCGACGCCTCTCCAACGATATGGTAATCCTGCTCGAGAATCTGTCGCAGTAGATTACGCATAAAATGGGAGTCGTCTACGATGAGCACCCCTGTCGACATTCAATTGTACACCAAATTCCGATAGAGATACAACTACCATAAATGCTGTCTCTCGATTATCAGACGTGATAACCGACGGCAGCGGCCGAATTCTCCGGGTTTTCGGGCGAATACGAATAGGTCTACCGGCCGTTCGACGGCGGGTTTGTTACGCTTCGGCCCCGGCTGCTAACAAAAGCGCCGGCACGTCGAGGATTCCGGTCGCCTCGATCACGATGGTCGCCTCCGTTCGAGACGGCGTCCTGGACGCCTCGTCGGCATCTTCGTCCTCGAGGACAAACTCGTCGCTCACGACGGTCTCGTCCGCGTCCACGCCAGCATCAGCACCAGAACCCGCCGAACCGCGGCGCGAAATACGTCCCGTCGAGGAGGGCGAAGCCGAAGCGGAACCCGACTTCGACCGACTCCTCGAAAACCGCGACGATCGATCCCTGCGCCGCGTTCGCGACTCCTGGCGCGGGCGGCGCTCACGTTCGACGAGCCCGCAGACGAGCGGGTGTTCGATGACGCCGCCGGCAACCCCGGGGTCCTCGACCTCGTCGGGCTCCAGGACGTCGTCCTCGGCGATGTTGTGGACGCCGAGCACTTCGTCGACGCGAAGCGCCGCCGATTGCTGGTCGGTGGGTCGGTCGAGCACGACGAGTCGCTGTGCGGCCGGCGCCGGCCCGACGGGGAAGTGGACGCGAGGGTCGACGATTGCGGTGATCTCCCCGCGGAGGTCGACCAGGCCTTCGACGGCCGCCGGCGACCGCGGCACCCGCGTGAGGTTCGTGTCTGCCGGCGGGTCTGTGACCGTCTTCACTTCGTCGACGGGGATGGCCAGGCGGTGGTCGCCCAGTCGGACGAAGATGAATCGGACGCGTTCTTCTTCCTTGGCCTTCGTCTCGTCGGTCGTCTGTCGCTCGCTCGGGTCCTCGATACTGATCCCGAGGAGTCTGTCGGGTAACTCCGGAGCCATTGTCTGGTCGACTATCTCAGTCCACCACTAAAACGTTGCCTCTCCGAGGGGTCCCCCAGTTTGGCGGCTCGAGAAGTTTGCTCGTCGGGAGTTCACGACCACGAGCGAGAACGGGAGTGAGGGTGAGAGCACGTGCGAAAGTGAGAACGAGAGACGAAAGGGCCTTAAGTCACGGTCGACTATCCAGATGTGGACTAGGTCGGGCAGTTAGGCCCTGCTCACAACCCACGGTATGGCCTTCAGTGGGGACCGAAGCCCGCGGGCGTCCGGTCAGACCGGCCGGGGCCCCGGGAGCCAACGTGGAAGCCTCGTCCGTCGGGGACAGCGGTCGACTATGACCGTCCGCAGGGACGACTCATCGTCGTTAGCCGGCGACAGCCCATCAGGCGCGGAAGCGAGCAGTGGACCGCCGGACACCTGTCGCTCGACGGGTTGCGGGGTGGAGGAGGCAACCGGGATTCCCCCGGCCGGAACGCCGGGCAACCACGGGGTCCAACACTCATAACCGATCTTTTGCGCTGCGTCGAAGCGAGACGCAGAGTGATCGCTCTGCGTCTCGCTGTTACTCGGCAAAAGCTCGACCACAAGCACTCCTCCTTCACCTTCACTCACTGCGTTCGCTTCGAGTTAGTCGTCGCCCGATCGTTCACTGCGTTCGCTTCGAGTCAGTCGTCGCCCGATCGTTCACTGCGTTCGCTTCGGGTCAGTCGTCGGCTGCCTCGAGCGTCGCCGGATTACCGACGTGCAACCCGCCATCGAGCGTCCGAACGGGGTAGGGAATGTCGATGCCCACCTCGTCGAATCGCTCCTTGACGCTCGTGACGTACTCCGCGCGGGTGCGGACGAAGTCGGCGCGAGAGGGGTTCGCGATCCAGAACCGCGACTGGAGGCCGACGTCGGAGTCCCCGAGTTCGGTGAGTCGCACCGATGGGCCGGGCTCGTCCATGATGTCGGGATGTTTCTCGGCTTCCTCGACGATGATGTCCGTCGCCTCCTGAATGTCGTCGTCGTAGCCGATCCCGAAGAGGAACTTCAGGCGGAGCCTGTCCGCCTCGACGGGATTTTTCAGGACGCCTTCAGTGAGGACGCTGTTGGGCACCGTCAGCAGTTCGTTGTCGAAGGTTCGAACGCGGGTGACCCGCAGGCTGATGTCCTCGACGATGCCCGAATAGGTGCCGTCGTCCCACTCGATCCAGTCCCCGATACGGAACGGTTTGTCGGTGTAGATGAAGATCCCGGCAACGAAGTTCGAGATGACGTTCTGGAGCGCGAGGCCGATCGCGAGCGCGCCCGCGGCAGCGATCCCGGCCATCGACACGAGGAAGTTGCCGTAGTCGGCGGCGCCGAACGCGATGGCGACACCGAGAAAGAGGATCCCGAACCGGGTAACCACCAGCAACGGCGTCTGGGCGTGCCGATCGAGGCCGCGACGATCCATCGCCCGCCCGACGAGCGGAACGACGAGTGCCCGCCCGACGAACCAGACGAGGAGCAGCGTCACCAGGAAGACCAGGCCACTCTCGAGGGTCGCCGCGAGCGTCTCGTCGACCCAGGAGAGTCGGTCGAGTTGCTGACCGATCGGGCCGAGGCCACCCTGTAGCACCGTTCCCGTTCCGACCCCGCCCCCACTCATCGATGGATTACTGCCGTGTGCCCTCGCGTGTCGATCAACCGGCCGTTGACCCGCTCGGCGAGGTCGGCGGCCTTCTCCTCCGTGGAACTGCCTGCTCGTGCTGCCCGAAGGAACTTGACCTTGACGAGGTTCTCGTTCGCGAGCTGATCGTTGAGTTCGTCGACTACCGCGTCGACGCCGCTCTTTCCGACCCAGACGGTGACGTCGAGGTCGTGTGCGCGACGCTTGAGTTCCTGCTCGTGATCGTTCATGGACCGCCCTATGTGCGCGGGCACTTTCAATGTCGCGAAACGCGAAACGGCCGAGCGACCGTCACTCGTACGGATAGCGCGCCTGACTCCCGCAATCGCAGGTGACGACGACGTGGCCGTCGCGCAGGCGAACGCGGGCGTTCTTCCCCGGGCGGAGGTAGGCGTCGCAGGCGTCGCAGGTGAAGCGCTTGAATCGTCGTGGGAGTTCGAGCCGATTTCGTTCGGCGATTCGACGAGCGAGCCTGACGTAGGCGCTCGCACGCTCGTCGTCGCCGTCGGCGGCGGCCGCTCGAGCGAGGGCGTGGAGGCGCTCGATTCGCTCGGCAGCGACGCTCATCGTCGGTTCGTTCGGTCGTCGCCTGTAACTAGGTACCGAAATCCAGCGGCCTCGGACGGGACGGCGACCTCGAGTGTGTCAGACGACGCACCGACGTGTCGATGCCGCAATACTGTTATACGGCTCCCGGTGAACTACTTGTGAGAACAGACCGTGATTCCCAGTGGGACAGCGACCGCCGACGGCGGAGACGCGACCGCGATGGACCGACGCTCCCTGCTCGCCGCGACCGCTGCCGGCTGCTCGCTGTCGCTGAGTGGCTGCGTCCGCGAGCTTCGAAGCGCCGTCAACCGGGATCGACTCGAACCGCTCTCGGTGACGATCACGACCCAACCGGCCGACGGCGACCGGCAATCGATTCGACTCAGCCGGGAGATCGCCGCAAACCTCGAGGCCGTCGGGATCGACGTCCACGTCGAGCTCCGGTCGCCCCAGGAACTTCGCCGACAGGTCCTGGTCAACCACGATTTCGACCTGGTGGTCGATCGCCACCCCGGCGGCACGGATCCCGATTTCCTGTACGAAGCGCTCTACTCCCGGTACGCCGAGGAATCGGGCTGGCAGAACCCGTTCGGCGTCACGAACATGGCGGTCGACGACCTGCTCGAGCGCCAGCGCCGGGTCGCGGGTGCGGACCGACGCGAGGTAGTCGAGCAACTGGCGACGCTGGTCGCCCGCGAACAGCCGTTCGTCCCCATCTGTCGACCCGACGAGGTTCGGCTGGTCCGCACCAGCCGATTCGACGGCTGGCGCGCCGAGGACATCACGACGCGACTTGGCTACCTCGGGCTCGAGCCAGTCGGCGAAGGCGGACAGCTACGCGGTGCGATCATGGACGCTGCCCCGTCACAGAACGTCAATCCCCTCTCGGCGGCCTACCGGGGACCGGACCCAGTCGTCGACCTCATGTACGATCCACTCGTCATCGAACCGCCGGACGATGACGAGGTCGTGGCGTGGCTCGCCAAGGACTGGACCTGGACGGGTGGTGAGGGCGGTGGTGACGGTGACAGTAACGGTAACGATGGGGGCGACGGCAGCGATGACGGCGATGACGGCGACGGCAATACCGGCGATGGCGGCGATAGCGACGACGGCAACGACAACGACGACGGCACCCTCGAAGTCACCCTCCGCGAGCACGCCTTTCACGACGGCGAACCGGTGACGGCCGACGATGTCCGGTTCACCTACGAATTCCTCGCGGACACCTCGATGGGGACGAGCGACGTTCCGGCCCCGTCCCCGCGGTACCGGGGCCGGATCTCGGCCGTCCAGTCGGTCGACGTGCTCGACGAACGAACGCTCGAGTTTACCGTCGACGGCACCGAAGCCATCGCCGAACGAGCGCTCGTCGCACCCATCCTCCCGCGACACGTCTGGGAGTCGCGATCCGACCCGCCGAACGTTCCCGGCGTTCGCCTCGCACAGGGAACGACCAAGGCGCTCGTCGCGAACAACTTCCCGCCTATCGGCAGCGGCCCCTACCAGTACGCCGACCACGTGGATCGCCAACACCTCACGCTCGAGCGCTCCGCCGGTCACTTCACGACCCGCGAAGAGGTGGACCTGCCGGCGCCGACCGCCGAATCGTTCCGGGTCCAGATCGACCCGCGGAGCACCTCCGCCATCTCGCTTATTCGTGACGGCGACTCCGACGTGACGATTTCGCCGCTCGAGGCGTACGTCCTGGACGACGTCGAATCCGACGACGACGTCGAGCGGATCGAGTCGGAGACGGCGGCGTTCTACCACCTCGGGTTCAACGTCCGGCGTGCGCCGTTCGGCGACCCGTACTTCCGTCGGGCGGTCGCCGGCGTGATCGACGAGGCGTGGCTCGCCGAGACGGTGTTTCACGGCCACGCCGACCCGATCGCGACGCCGCTGTCCCCGGCGTGGACGCCGTCGTCGCTGGCGTTCGACGACGAGAACGGAGACCCCGTCGTCCCCTTCCACGGCTCCGACGGAAATCTCGACGTCGACGCCGCTCGAGCGGCGTTCGAGGACGCGGGGTACCACTACGACGGCGACGCCCTGGTGGTGAGACAGTAATGTTCCTCCAGACGCTCACGCAGGTGGTCGTCGTCGTCGCTGCCATGATCGTCGTCTCGACAGCGGCGTTCGCGGGTCGGCAGCGACTGGTCGAAACCGCTCGGGACTGGCGCCGGCGGGTGGCGGGGATCCTCCCGATCGTGCTCGTCCTCGTGTCCGTGTTGTTGTTCAACAGCGTCGCCAGGGACCTCGCCCCCGAGGTGTCCTGGATGATCGGCTGGGAACTCACCGGGATGATCTACGACATCGAGGGCGACTTCATCGTCTGGCTGCAGGCCCAGGCGACCCCCGAGGTGACGGCGTACTTCTCGTTCATCTACATCTACGGCTACGTCTTCGTCCTCGTGTTTCCGGTGATCGCCTACTTCCTGCTCCCGAACACGCGCCCGCTCCGGGAACTGCTCGCGGCGTACACCCTCAACTACACCCTCGGGCTCGTCTGCTACGTGTTCGTCATCGCCTTCGGTCCCCGGAACATGATGCCCGAACTCATCCAGGCGCTGCTGTACGACACGTACCCGCAGTACCAGCACCTCACCCGCCAGGTTAACCGCAACACCAACGTCTTCCCGTCGCTCCACGCCTCGCTCTCGACGACGGTCGCCCTGCTCGCCTACCGAACTCGCGAGGTCTACCGCGGCTGGTTCTGGCTCGCCGCCTGGCTGGCCGTCAGCGTCTCCCTCTCGACGATGTACCTGGGCATCCACTGGGCCATCGACGTGGTCGCGGGCATCGGCCTCGCCTGGCTCGCCGTCGAGCTCTCGACGCACCTCGTGGGCCGCTGGTCGGTTTACGACGGACTCGAACGTCGTGGGTTGTGGAATCGGAGCCCCTGAGCGACTTCAGGGGAACGGGCCAGAGGAACGACTTCAGGGGAACGGGTCAGAGGAACGACTCCAGAGGGACGGGACCAGAGGAACGGGGTCAGGGAGCGCATCAAGAGAATCCTGGACGACATCTCGCCACCGAAGCCGCGGCTGTCGCTCTCGAACCGAAAATCGCAAAAGTACCGTCGAAAGCGGCCTCAGTCGTCCTCGAGCGCGTCGGCGATACGGTTGAGCGCGCGGGTCTGATCGCGCAGTTCGTCGCGGACCTGTCGAACCTCGCGAACGAGTTCCTCGTTGCCGACCTCGTCGCCTCCGCGACCACCGGGGCCGCCTGGTCCCGGCCCACCGGGGCCGCCGCCCATCATGCCGCCCATCATCTGGGCGAGTGGGTTGCCGCCCATGCCGCCGGGTCCGCCGCCACCGCCACCGCCGAACGGACTCTCCGGTGGCCCCTCGCCCTCCTCGGCTTCCGCCTCACGTTTTTCGCGGATCTCTTCGACGCGCTCGCGGAAGGATTTTTCCTCGCCGTCGCTGTCGCCGTCTCCGCTGTTATCGACGTCGACGTCGACGTCGGTCTCCTCCCCCGCACCGGCGTCGTTATCGTGATCGTCTGCCATACCCGTCATTCTCGAGCACGGCGGAAAAGGATTGTTATCTCGGGAGTTTGGGCACCGGAACCCCGGTCGAGCACGGCCTCGACTGATGCACTCACCGCCGAGTAGCGAACGAGCCGAGCGACGACTGAAGCCGCCGCCCCTCGGTATCGGCGGCCTCGAGTTCGTACCCCACCAGATCCCGCATGTCGACGACGTACGTCGTCCCACCGCGCTCCAGGACGAGCAGTCGCCCCTTCGTCCCGACGACAGTCCCCGCAGCGATGGTCTCCTGGACGGGTCGATGATCGAGGTCCATACCGTATGCGAAGTCGAACCGGTCGATGACGTCGAACGCGTCGCGGTCGAGCAGCGCGTTCCAGGCGTCGTCGTCGACCACGCTGGCCAGCGTCTCGATCTTCGCGTCGGTTCGCACGCGGTCGACCAGCCCCTGCTCGCGGGCGATTTCGGCCTCGAGTTCGCGGGCGATGCGGCCGTTCGAGACGGTATGGACGTGGGCAGCGCGGTCAGCCCCCTGCTCGCGAAGCCGGGTCTCCAGGCGCCACGATCGGGTGACGCCGACCTTGAACGTCCCCGGCGCGAACGCCGCGAGGTAGACCGCGTGCTCCTCGTAGCAGTCCATCTCGTCTTTCAGGCAGGTACCGGTACACCGAGCGCAGACCCAGGTGCTCGTGTGGTACTCGCAGTAGGGCGCCTCCGGGCGGTCACAGGGGTGGTGGACGTCGCCCTCGAGGGACCCGGCGCAGTGGCGGGTTCCGAGGGCGTACTCCAGGACGGTGCCCGGTTCGAGAGTGAGCGGGGCGACGGTTCGGTCGTCCCTCGCGGTCGCTTCGGGGTCACTGAGCAGCAAGACGGCGTCACTCAGCGGCGTCGGATCGGTCGTTTCGGCGTCCGCACTCGAGGTGGCATCCGATATCTCGACGTCCGCCCCGTCCGCCGACACCGGGCGGCGAGGTCTGTACCCGACGACTTGCACGGTCGTCCTTCGGACCCGCGATAGAAAGCCGTGACGCTCGCCCCCGTCAGGGCCACTCGCACGCGGCGCCGACGGTCAACGCCTGCTCGTCGATGTACGCCGCGAGACACGCGTAGTTGCAGAACTGGCCCGCCCGTTCGCGGCCGTCGTCCGTCGCCTCGCTCACGAAGACGGGGTCGTGACACTCCACGTCGCTGCCGCAGTAGGTGCAGTCGGTGGCCATACCCGTCTATCGGCCAGCGAAGAGGAAGGTGTTACCCCGCCGTGTTCGTCAGAAGCCAACAGCCGTGCCACAACAGCCAGGCCGGAACGGACGACTATATTTCGTCGATAGCACAAGGAATATAGACCCAGGGGCGGAATCACTGGTCATGACACTCGAGGGCACGCTCGACGTGACCGTGACGGACGGCGTTCCGACGTTCGAACTGACGGTCGAAAACACCGGTTCGGACGACGTCACGCTCCAGTTTCGAAACGGCTGCAAGGCCGACTTCGCGGTCGAAGACGACGGCGCGGAGCGCTGGCGACTCACGAACACCCGTATGTTCACGCAGGTGCTCTCCCAGGCCGACCTCGACGCCGGCGAGGCCACCACGTTCGAGGCGACCGGCGACCAGCTCGAACCCGGACAGTACACGGCCGTCGGCGAGTTGAACGCGGCGAATCACGACTGTACGGCTCGAGCCGAGTTCACGGTCTGAGCCGGTTCTGACCGCAAGCGGACGGATTTTGCTGGCGGGCACGTCGACGATTTGCCGCCAACGAGTCGTACGTACCGCCATCGTCACCGTCCGAGAAGTTCTTAATGATTATTGAATATAGTTATGCTCGCTGCGAGCGTACTCCTCTCGATGGAGATGATATCGATACTACCACTCGAGCGAAAAGTACAGGCAGTGTTCCGTTACGGCGAGGTGGAGCGATGAGCTTCGCGTCGTCTACGGTGCACGCCGGCACCCGACTAGTGGGGTCGATCGGCCACGGCACACGACGGCTGCGCAAGCCCGCGTTCTACCTCGTTACGGCGGCCTTTCTCGCGTTTCTCCTGTTCGCGCTCCGCGATTCGATGCTCATGGTCGGCCGGGCGTGGACGGCAGGGTACGCGTTTCCGGGCCACCGCGTCCACCACGTGATGATCGGCGCCACGTTGACGGTGTTCGCCGCGACTATTGCAGTGCAACTGTTCCGGCCGGCCGAGCGCGTCGGGGCGCTCCAGGCAGCGCTCGCGTTCGTGATCGCGGCGTTCCTCATCACCGTCGCCGCATCCGGGCTAGCGGCCGCCGCCGAGATCGTGGCTTTCGTCGTACCGGTGTTCGTCATCGCCCTGTTGCACCCGGCCCGTCGCGACCTGATCCCGTCGCTCGAGCGACGGGGCCTCGACGCACGGCTGTTCGCCCTCGCGGCCGTCGGCGCCCTCGGCTTCGCTGCCGTCGCCGTCGGCGAGTTCGCGAATCACACGACGTTGACCAACGAACACGTCGTCTTCGGCCACTACGAGTTCCTGTCGTTCGCGGCGGCGTCGATCGGCCTGTTCGCGTTGCTGGGAGCCCTCCGGCCCGCCGGCTGGCGTGCACTCGTCTACGGGAGCGCCACCCTTGCCGTGTTCTTCGCCGTCGGTTCGTTGGCGTTCCCGGGCGCCGAGCAGGGCTCGAGTCTCGGGACCGCAGGGTCACTCGCCGTGATCGCCTGGGCCGCCGCGTTCGTCGCGCTCGCGGAGTACGGGGCTCGCACTGCCTCCGCTGACCCGGACATCGAACTCGACTCGAGTGCGACTCCCGGAACCGAGCCGCCACAGGCTTAAGCCCGTTCCGCCCCCAGCCCAGACAGTGAGCGAGTTTGCGTTCGAACTCGAGCTGTGTGCGGCCCTGGAGGCGCGTCGAGAGGGAATTCTCGCCCGCCAGCTCGGCGGGAGCGTTGCCAGCCCCGGTTCCCGCATCCTGGACGTCGTCTCCGTCGAGCCGGGCCCCGAGTTCGACCGGCGCACGGCCATCACCGCCGATTCGATCCCCGACGCAGCCCTCGAGGCCGACGTGGGCACGGGCCGGGCGCGCTACTGGAAGGACTGCTTCGACTGCCACCCCGAACGGGCCCGCCGGGCGGTCGAGCGCGCCGTCGAGATTGGGTTTTTCGAGTCCGAGCGTCGCAACGGGCGGGAGTACGTCCGGCAGGTGGCTCGCTATCCCGACTGGTACGGGAAGTTGGTGGGAATCGAGAACAAGCCGGATCTGGGTCGACCAGGCGACCTCGAAGCCCAGTTGCGCCTCGACGCGAGCC
This region of Natronosalvus halobius genomic DNA includes:
- a CDS encoding chemotaxis protein CheW, whose protein sequence is MAPELPDRLLGISIEDPSERQTTDETKAKEEERVRFIFVRLGDHRLAIPVDEVKTVTDPPADTNLTRVPRSPAAVEGLVDLRGEITAIVDPRVHFPVGPAPAAQRLVVLDRPTDQQSAALRVDEVLGVHNIAEDDVLEPDEVEDPGVAGGVIEHPLVCGLVERERRPRQESRTRRRDRSSRFSRSRSKSGSASASPSSTGRISRRGSAGSGADAGVDADETVVSDEFVLEDEDADEASRTPSRTEATIVIEATGILDVPALLLAAGAEA
- the cheB gene encoding chemotaxis-specific protein-glutamate methyltransferase CheB; the encoded protein is MTGVLVVDDSQFMRTVVGNALDNAGYDVRTADTGEAAIEAVASDDAIDVITMDVEMPGIGGIEAVERIMTHDPTPILVLSAHTEAGADATLEALERGALDVLQKPDGTGTQNLGHLTDAVVAKVDELSAAPVSALALARATAAVTATERRQVNATQPANGVRASTGTGTGTTEVLESGNAGTLTARGPSTPPTMDAPTPVDGTSLDHPTVVIGASTGGPKIIEQLLAHLPADLEAKVLIVQHMPADFTRRLAARLDTISVYDVFEASDGDRIDAGDVAIARGGQHLRVVNNVNGSLRVRLDDGERVHGVRPAIDVTMETAAQRVVDPLCGVVLTGMGRDGAVGIEAIADAGGHTIAQDEATSPVFGIPQQAIRTGRVDEVVPASALVDRIVDAFVTDGETDE
- a CDS encoding BsuPI-related putative proteinase inhibitor, with amino-acid sequence MTLEGTLDVTVTDGVPTFELTVENTGSDDVTLQFRNGCKADFAVEDDGAERWRLTNTRMFTQVLSQADLDAGEATTFEATGDQLEPGQYTAVGELNAANHDCTARAEFTV
- a CDS encoding mechanosensitive ion channel family protein, whose protein sequence is MSGGGVGTGTVLQGGLGPIGQQLDRLSWVDETLAATLESGLVFLVTLLLVWFVGRALVVPLVGRAMDRRGLDRHAQTPLLVVTRFGILFLGVAIAFGAADYGNFLVSMAGIAAAGALAIGLALQNVISNFVAGIFIYTDKPFRIGDWIEWDDGTYSGIVEDISLRVTRVRTFDNELLTVPNSVLTEGVLKNPVEADRLRLKFLFGIGYDDDIQEATDIIVEEAEKHPDIMDEPGPSVRLTELGDSDVGLQSRFWIANPSRADFVRTRAEYVTSVKERFDEVGIDIPYPVRTLDGGLHVGNPATLEAADD
- a CDS encoding ABC transporter substrate-binding protein, which codes for MDRRSLLAATAAGCSLSLSGCVRELRSAVNRDRLEPLSVTITTQPADGDRQSIRLSREIAANLEAVGIDVHVELRSPQELRRQVLVNHDFDLVVDRHPGGTDPDFLYEALYSRYAEESGWQNPFGVTNMAVDDLLERQRRVAGADRREVVEQLATLVAREQPFVPICRPDEVRLVRTSRFDGWRAEDITTRLGYLGLEPVGEGGQLRGAIMDAAPSQNVNPLSAAYRGPDPVVDLMYDPLVIEPPDDDEVVAWLAKDWTWTGGEGGGDGDSNGNDGGDGSDDGDDGDGNTGDGGDSDDGNDNDDGTLEVTLREHAFHDGEPVTADDVRFTYEFLADTSMGTSDVPAPSPRYRGRISAVQSVDVLDERTLEFTVDGTEAIAERALVAPILPRHVWESRSDPPNVPGVRLAQGTTKALVANNFPPIGSGPYQYADHVDRQHLTLERSAGHFTTREEVDLPAPTAESFRVQIDPRSTSAISLIRDGDSDVTISPLEAYVLDDVESDDDVERIESETAAFYHLGFNVRRAPFGDPYFRRAVAGVIDEAWLAETVFHGHADPIATPLSPAWTPSSLAFDDENGDPVVPFHGSDGNLDVDAARAAFEDAGYHYDGDALVVRQ
- a CDS encoding DUF2797 domain-containing protein: MSDATSSADAETTDPTPLSDAVLLLSDPEATARDDRTVAPLTLEPGTVLEYALGTRHCAGSLEGDVHHPCDRPEAPYCEYHTSTWVCARCTGTCLKDEMDCYEEHAVYLAAFAPGTFKVGVTRSWRLETRLREQGADRAAHVHTVSNGRIARELEAEIAREQGLVDRVRTDAKIETLASVVDDDAWNALLDRDAFDVIDRFDFAYGMDLDHRPVQETIAAGTVVGTKGRLLVLERGGTTYVVDMRDLVGYELEAADTEGRRLQSSLGSFATRR
- a CDS encoding ribonuclease P protein component 4, whose amino-acid sequence is MSVAAERIERLHALARAAAADGDDERASAYVRLARRIAERNRLELPRRFKRFTCDACDAYLRPGKNARVRLRDGHVVVTCDCGSQARYPYE
- a CDS encoding YhbY family RNA-binding protein, whose product is MNDHEQELKRRAHDLDVTVWVGKSGVDAVVDELNDQLANENLVKVKFLRAARAGSSTEEKAADLAERVNGRLIDTRGHTAVIHR
- the cheY gene encoding chemotaxis protein CheY, which encodes MSTGVLIVDDSHFMRNLLRQILEQDYHIVGEASNGAEAVKLYKEQNPDIVMMDIVMPKCNGIKATAAIKKLDPRSRVIMCTSVGQREKMKLAVKAGADGYVTKPFEEPSVRKALADVVAA
- a CDS encoding phosphatase PAP2 family protein, which codes for MFLQTLTQVVVVVAAMIVVSTAAFAGRQRLVETARDWRRRVAGILPIVLVLVSVLLFNSVARDLAPEVSWMIGWELTGMIYDIEGDFIVWLQAQATPEVTAYFSFIYIYGYVFVLVFPVIAYFLLPNTRPLRELLAAYTLNYTLGLVCYVFVIAFGPRNMMPELIQALLYDTYPQYQHLTRQVNRNTNVFPSLHASLSTTVALLAYRTREVYRGWFWLAAWLAVSVSLSTMYLGIHWAIDVVAGIGLAWLAVELSTHLVGRWSVYDGLERRGLWNRSP